The following nucleotide sequence is from Borrelia sp. A-FGy1.
ACATTTCCTTTTATAAATTTCCAGCTCCTTGAAAAATTATCAGGAACTTTATAAAGAGAAACCAAATCACCTTTAATAATCCCAATTTCAGACTGTTGTTCTATATAAAAATAATATGTTTGAAACAAAGTAAAACAAGTCACAGAAAAAAGTAAAAATAAAATTATTTTCTTTAAATTCCTTGCATAAAATTTATAAGAAAGCACTATTATTAAAACATTTATTAAAATTAAACTAACAATGAAAAAAACATTAGAAAACACAAAACTATTATTTCTAATATTCTCACTAACTCCTCTTCTAGCTTCAATTAAATCAATAACTTTATAAAAGGTATCATTATTTGGAGAAGTGAAAAATGCCTTATATGCAGAATAAATAGCATCAAAATCTTTTTCCATTTTACTCAAAATAAGAGCTCTATTTAACCAAAGTCCTGAATAACTTGGATTTTTTTTAATAATATTATCTATCTTATTAAGCGAGTCATTATAATTTTCTGATTTATAACTTTTAATTAAATCATTTATACTCTCTTCCGAAAAAGAACCATCACTTATAGCATTAAGACTAACCCCAATGGCTAATATTAAAATAACCAATCCAAAACCCGAAGCAAGAAAAAATTTTTTATATCTAATAAAAATAACTAAAGAGAATAAAAATCCTGGAATTAAAATCAAGTAATAAACAGGCACAAGGAATAAAAAAGTTTTATTTTTATAATTTAAAATATCATAATATGAAAGCAACTTAAAATCAGTAAATAAATCCTTATTAGAATCATCACCACTTTTAAATTCTCCATAGGACTCATATTTCAGTCGCTTGCCCTCAAGACTATAAACCTGTTCATCTTCAGGATCTAGATAAGTAAAATCACCAATATTTAAAAATAAATTACCTCTATTATCTGGCTTAATGGTATAAATTTTAGATATACTACCTTTATATCCATCTTTAGAAGGCTCAAAATTATAATATTCTTTTTTATATATGATTTTTGAATTATAAGTTTCAATTTCTGGAAAACGAATATGTGGAAGATTTCCTTGTCCTGTTATTTTGACTAAAATAGTAAAAGTATCTTGATTAATCAAAGTTGAATTTGGATATTCATATTCAATTTTAAAATTGCCTACAGCTAAAGACTTAACTTCGTCTGGGATAGATTTAACTTTTAAAAAAATTTCAGGAACTATACGAGTAATATTTTCGTCTACATTAAAAGAAACACTAGGAATAATAATCTCTTTTACTCCCTTAAGAGGAGTTAAAATAAAATTATAAAGAGGAACATCTAAAATTTCTTTACTATTGAAAGTCCTATACTTAATACTTCCAAATATAGGCGTCCTATCAATCATAGTATCTTTAACCGCACTAAAAGTACCAGTAACAAAATTTAAATTGCTATTTGTAAGCCAATTTGAACGTAAAATAAACCCAATACTTTGATACTCATAAATTTCTTTATTGCCGAAGTCCCAATACAATTCAACCGGTAAACCAAAAGACTGCATCTCATCCTTCCTCAAAATACTTACTTCATATTCTGAACTTAAATAAACCTTATCACGATAAATTAATTTTAAAGAAGGAATTTTAACAAATCCTAATTTTTCAAAATAATATTCAATTACTACTTCAATAATAAAACTATTTCCATCCGCAACTCTAGATATTGATACAAGCTTAGTTTTATCATCCATATCTTTGCTTATTTCTAACTTTAATAAACTATTATCAAACTCCTGAAACATATTTAACCTAATAATGTGAATAACTTTATCTCCTTTAAGAACTTTAGTTGATAATAAATAATCATTACCAGATAAGGCAAAAATTTCAAAATTTATAAAAAAGAAGATTGAAAATATTAAAACTACCAATCTTCTTTTGGAGACACAGTATCCTCCTCTGACTTCGTTACCCATAAAATCCTCTCAAGATTTTCAATATATCTCAAAAAATTTTCATTATTCTCAATAAAATCTTTACTCTTATCAACACTTAAAGTTTCAAAATTATCTGAAATAGTTCTTTTTTTAATTATTGCAAGTTCAAGATTATATTTAGCATTATAACTTGCGGGATTAATCTTTAAAGCTTCTTTAAAGGCTTTTTCAGCCTTTCGGTAAAGCCCTTGATTATAATATATTATTCCTTCATTATAATTTATGTTAAAATTCAAAAAAACATCATCATCTCTCCTTGCATATGAAAACATACGAAGTGAACTCTCATATTCACCTAAAGAATAATATACAATCCCAAGGTTATAATAACCCCAAGCAGAACTCTTAACATTATCTACAAGATTATAATAAGTAGAAATTGCACTTTGATAATTGCCTCTAATATATTCATAATTTCCAATGGCCATAAGAGACATAGATTTAAGATTAGTACAAGAAAAAAAAAGTACAAACATAAACACTAAAAATAATTTAACTAAAAAGTTTCGTCCCATTTAATAACCTTAACAAATATGTACAACATCATAAATAACAAAGAAACAACTAAGAATATTTTATATCTTGGAATACTAATAATCATAATATCACTTGAACTTTTTTTTATTATATCATTTCTTATTTCATTAATAACATAATTTGTTCCCTTTAAATATAAATCATAATAAGATCCCTTAAGAGAAGATGCAAGAAGACGTAAATTATCTTCATTAAGCAAAGCTTTAACTATTTCTCCCTTCTTATTTTTAACACTTACATTATTATCAATTAAAGGAGAAGGATTATTACCACCAATTCCAACTATAAAACTCTTAATATCCATAACATCAACTAATTTAGAAAATCTATAATAATTATTTTCCCCCCATTCATCTCCATCCGTTAAAATTATTAAAAAATTATGATAAGAATCATCTTTTATTTCCTGTATAGCACTAAATACTCCTTCACTCAAAAAACTACCAGGAAAGCTTATTAAATTAGGCTGGATATAATTTAATATCTTATTTAAGCTAGCTTTATCTCTAGAAAAGGGTAAAATTAAAACTGGTTTACCTTTAAAAACAGTAAGCGAATACTCAGCACTTTCAAAATTATTTAAAATTAAACTAATGATATCCTTAGCACTATCAAGCCTATTAATAGATTTGCCTTCATCTAAACTTAACATACTGCGAGATACATCAACAACAAAAGATATTCTTAAATTTGATCTCTCATCTTCAGCAACTTTATATCCCCAAGAAATATTTAAAATAGAGAGAATTAAAAATCCCAAACTCAAGATAAAAAACAATATCATAAGTATTTTTTTTATGCAATAATTTATTATGTATGCATTATTAGCATACATAATACTTAAATTCTTAAAAAATGGAAGATTTTTTTTAAAATTATAGATATACAAGATAAGAATTAAAAATAAAACTATAAACAAGTAAAAAGCATAATAATTCCCTATGCTCATAATACCTCTTTTAAAAAACACTTAGAAAATATAAAATAAAGAACAAATAAACAAAATATTACAAAGAGAAATTCATTATAAATATCGTTATTTTCAACAGAAATTTTAACTTTCCTCTCTACATTTTCC
It contains:
- a CDS encoding SH3 domain-containing protein → MGNEVRGGYCVSKRRLVVLIFSIFFFINFEIFALSGNDYLLSTKVLKGDKVIHIIRLNMFQEFDNSLLKLEISKDMDDKTKLVSISRVADGNSFIIEVVIEYYFEKLGFVKIPSLKLIYRDKVYLSSEYEVSILRKDEMQSFGLPVELYWDFGNKEIYEYQSIGFILRSNWLTNSNLNFVTGTFSAVKDTMIDRTPIFGSIKYRTFNSKEILDVPLYNFILTPLKGVKEIIIPSVSFNVDENITRIVPEIFLKVKSIPDEVKSLAVGNFKIEYEYPNSTLINQDTFTILVKITGQGNLPHIRFPEIETYNSKIIYKKEYYNFEPSKDGYKGSISKIYTIKPDNRGNLFLNIGDFTYLDPEDEQVYSLEGKRLKYESYGEFKSGDDSNKDLFTDFKLLSYYDILNYKNKTFLFLVPVYYLILIPGFLFSLVIFIRYKKFFLASGFGLVILILAIGVSLNAISDGSFSEESINDLIKSYKSENYNDSLNKIDNIIKKNPSYSGLWLNRALILSKMEKDFDAIYSAYKAFFTSPNNDTFYKVIDLIEARRGVSENIRNNSFVFSNVFFIVSLILINVLIIVLSYKFYARNLKKIILFLLFSVTCFTLFQTYYFYIEQQSEIGIIKGDLVSLYKVPDNFSRSWKFIKGNVSVYMLDKKGDFVLIQTNHGLQGWIYRNFISSVKDNLI
- a CDS encoding tetratricopeptide repeat protein; the protein is MGRNFLVKLFLVFMFVLFFSCTNLKSMSLMAIGNYEYIRGNYQSAISTYYNLVDNVKSSAWGYYNLGIVYYSLGEYESSLRMFSYARRDDDVFLNFNINYNEGIIYYNQGLYRKAEKAFKEALKINPASYNAKYNLELAIIKKRTISDNFETLSVDKSKDFIENNENFLRYIENLERILWVTKSEEDTVSPKEDW
- a CDS encoding VWA domain-containing protein, producing the protein MSIGNYYAFYLFIVLFLILILYIYNFKKNLPFFKNLSIMYANNAYIINYCIKKILMILFFILSLGFLILSILNISWGYKVAEDERSNLRISFVVDVSRSMLSLDEGKSINRLDSAKDIISLILNNFESAEYSLTVFKGKPVLILPFSRDKASLNKILNYIQPNLISFPGSFLSEGVFSAIQEIKDDSYHNFLIILTDGDEWGENNYYRFSKLVDVMDIKSFIVGIGGNNPSPLIDNNVSVKNKKGEIVKALLNEDNLRLLASSLKGSYYDLYLKGTNYVINEIRNDIIKKSSSDIMIISIPRYKIFLVVSLLFMMLYIFVKVIKWDETF